The sequence below is a genomic window from Vespula pensylvanica isolate Volc-1 chromosome 1, ASM1446617v1, whole genome shotgun sequence.
tagaaatattatatatatttgcgtgTTTACGTGGATGTatttacatgcatatatgtatatgcatatatttacatatatatacatgcacatatgtacgtcaatattattgtacatactataaaaaaatcttatctATACctaaagattaaatatttacttgtAAATTGATAATGGAACAGTATAGCTTTTAACGATTTTTGGTGATGGATTCTTATTTGACTTATAGTTAgttttgtttgtatatataatgaggaaaaaattcatgaaaaatactaatcaacgaataaataaatcgtattaaatattagttgGTTTTATGTAACATGGTACCTACTTTACTTGTCAAAGTTTGCTATTATCTGATTTGTAGATATAGATTATTTAtcctttagaaaatataatcattttttttctaactatttactactaataaaaaataattttattagtcATTTTATCTGCATGAAGGGCTATGAGACTTATATTTACTTGCTCATAAgttattctttataattactacacataaatattaaattaatttgcaTTATTGAATACATAAAATGCTAACAATTAAGTTAATATGATTAATGAATAACATTtccgatatattttaataatgatttacgttaaattttatattaattatattttcttttttatggatTGTTAGTTGAAGAAGGGTAAATATTGCTATAAGAACTATTTGCATATTTTCACAATTCATttctacataaaaatattaaacatttattgCACTTATTACTTAATgcttcattaattatataattataaatgaacgaaatcatttgtatattattgGTATATCATACAATCTGTATAGCATCAGCAGGAGATTGGCAAGAACGCATAGCAGATCTTGAAAGCAGAGTATCCATGCAAACTGATGAGATACAGAAGAATATTGATGCCATCGCTATGTTGGAAAATCAGAAACTAGATCTTATCCAaggtaatttattattgagtATGTAAGCAGTACACtgtaaaagatataaagaatgtatatatatgtatgtatatatatatattaaattattatatttcagagCTACATTCAGTAAAACAAAAGATTTCTGGATTAGAGGCAGAAGTTGCAGATGCTGAGAATCACAGAGTAACTGCAGAAATGAAAGTGGTTGATTTAGAAGAACAATTAGAGAGTGTGCacaaaataacagaaaataaattagaaacatCACCTAATGTAAGTGAACTTCTTCAAAAGATAGAAACTTTACAGCAAGAGAATACAGAGCTATCAAGTAAGTTAACAAAATTGGAAGAGAAAGGTACTTCTGATGCGGGATCAACCGAGTCGTTTGAAACTATACACGaagttgataaaaatgaattattgaaaaaagtagaagatcTTACACAAAGAAATGACGAATTAACTTTAAAATTAGCAAaattggaagaaagaaatagttcaCATGCTGGTTCTACAGAATCCTTTGAGGCTATAAATGATGTGGAtaagaatgaattattaaaaaagatcgatcagTTAACTCAGGAAAATAATGACCTAATAGTAAAACTAAGCAGGAATGATGAGAAAGGATCTTCTGATACTGGTTCTACGGAATCGTTCGAACGTATTCCAGAACATAATGAAAATACAGCAAAGATTGAGCTCCTTACTCAAGAGAACAATGACCTCGTGATAAAAATGACAAAgcttgaagaaaaattacttcATCTTGAAAATAGTCATTCTGAAATAATTGAATCCaatgatattttacaaattcgtaaaaatgaGCTTGATATGCAGAATGAATCTTTATTACACGCGAATAATGATCTATCTACTGAATTAACGAAGTTAAAATTACAGATAGCGGATATGGAAGGAGAAAATACTAATCTTCAAGAGAGAATCAAAGCACTTACCGCCGAGAATAACGATCTAGTTATACAATGTACGAAGTTGGAAGAGCGTTTAAGTGCAATTCAGGAGAAACAATCCAATGGCACACAGAGAGCAGAGCGTTGCGTTGATAATGAAGATCTAAtgagtattttattattggagaaaaataatcttgaaaaagaattaacaattttacaagaaaaattagttgaacaaacaaataatatagcATTGCATGAAATAGAGACTAATGATACGAAATTAAGAATGAATAAGTTGTTAGAAGAAAATcatgaaattattacaaaaatgcaGCAGCTTGAAGAGATAAATCAACATTTAATGGATGATTTAAACAAAACTactcaagaaaaagaagaactacGCAATAAGATTGAATTTACCGACGAACGtggcaagaaaaaagaggaagaaaaaggaattagtGCTGGTTTACAGGAATCTGTAGAAGAATCTGATAGTAATCAACAGACAAATGTATCTGCAGTATTGCAAGACGAATCCGTTATCATTGCatcattagaaaaagaaataacacaTTGTAAAGAATTAATAACGGAACAGACGAATCTTATAGAAGAAATGAAGTTGAAGTTATccagtaaagaagaagaattagaaataaaaacaaaacaaatagtGGATAGTGAAGcctctgaaaaagaaaaagaaactttaagGAACGAATTAAAGGAGATGTCGGAAACGATAGAAGAATGGAAATACAAGTATGCAAGTGTGGAGGAGAAGATGAATGCACTGGAAGTAAGTAAAGTATCTATCGAGAATGGCTTTAGTATGTTACAGGAGGAAAATAAACAgctaattgaaaaaatagaacagaAAGATatagcaaaaaatatattaaaagaagaattagaaagcACAATAGCAACGCTTGAAACGAGCCTAGAAAAAGACAGGACAAGTATATCTATGAAAGAGGATGAAATAGTCAATTTGAAGGAAACattagaaagtaaaaatgaagaattacataataaatatttacaaatacagAATGAGATGATTGCCATAGATAATTTGCAAGATGAACTGAATGGTTATAAAATTGACATTCAACAAAAAGATCTTCGAATTGCTTCGATATCGCAGGAATTAGAAAAAGTGAACGATGCCTTAAGGTTGAAGGAAGATGAGGCCTATtctttggaaaagaaaaattctgaattatatgaaaaattaagagaGTCGATACCTCGTAAagaatatgataaattattagagGAATTACGTGACAATGAAATACTTGTAAATAATATGCAAAGTAAAATTGACGAacgtatgaaagaaaaaaatgaattattggCGCAATTCGAAAGCATATCTCAACAGAATCAAGACATACAATACCAATTGGTGGAGAAACACGATGAACTTAAAAATGTTTTGATGGTTAAAGAAGAATTGGATGCACGGTTTAATGAAATGGAAAGAATTAAAACTGACGCAGAGAACAGAATCATGGatcttacaaatttttcaCAAAACAATCTTAAATTTATCGACGAATTAAAGTCCGAGTTAAAAGATACCAATAAGATGATGGAACAGTTAAAAGTTAAACACGTACAGGACATAGAAATGCATAATCAAAGATTCGAAGATACTATCGAAGAATTAAATGCTAAAATACAAGAATGTGAAAGCTTGAAAACTGAAttgttagagaaagaaaagcttaTCAGCCAAAATTCAGAAGAGACTAGAATTACTTTAGAGGCTAAGGTTGCGAACTTGGAACAGGAACTTGTTGattcagaaaataaaaaacaagcacaattggaaaaaatgaagaagatcgTTGCAACTTTAAAGAGGAAAACTGCCATGTGTCAAGAGTTCGAAGCAAGAATCGCGGAATTGGAAGAGAGATGGACAAgcgaaaaggatgaaaaagaagcaaaaaataagaaaaatcaggAAGTTGAGAGTTCTAtgcgagaaaaagataataaaattgctGATTTGGAGGAGAAGTTAAGTAAATCTAAAAACGAGACAACGGATTCTCTCGAGCACGTCGAAAGACTTACAAATGAAATCGCtattatgaaagataaaatgtttttacttGTTAATCAAATTAGTGAATTGGAAGACGAAATCGACAAATTGCATGGACGGATAACGCAATATTCCACCGatatagaaacagaaaaattagCTAAACAAACTATTATCGAAGAATATGAATCTTACAAGAAAGATATTCTTCAGAAATACGATCAGCAACAATTGAttctcgaagaaacgaaagaaaatgcaagAGAGCTTAGCGTACGCATGCAAGTTATGGAAACGGAGTATGTAGAACACCTTGGATTGATAAAACATCTTCAAGCGGAGAATGGTTTATTAATGTCGAAACAGATACAGATCAATGAAAAATTGGAGAACGCAGAAAAAGAGTCTGAGGATCGACAATTGCTTATCGAAgaattgcaaaagaaaattgttccGTCTGTGGATGTGCTAACTCAAACTTCGGAGGATGAATCGAGACAGGATACGAGACCAATAGTGCAACAATGCGACCATTGCGAACAATGTCAAACCATAGTACAAGCATTAGAGGCTAAACTTCAAGAGCGAGAAGCTGAAATCGAAAATTTAGATAACGAATTAGCTAATTCTATTGGTAACTTTGTTCAAATGCGTGAATCTTTAAGATTTAGCGACATGATGAATCAATCTGGTATGAGAAATAGAACGATGGAAGATCTCTACAACGatcttttatatcaatataatacattattagcGAATAACGAGGAAATGAAAGCTAAATTAGAATACATGgtcaaagagaacgaagaaattgtAGAAAAGAGTAAAACTCTTGAAACTTTAAATGCAACATTGCAAGAGAAAATTCTTGCTACGGATAAAGGGGCAATGcaagatgaaaaatatgatgaCTTATTGAAAAAGTATAACGAACGTGAGAAGGAATTACAggatttacaagaaaaaatggaagctgtagagaatgaaatgaaacgatcCGTGGAAACATTACAATGCGAGATAACTCTACTTAAGTCTGAAAAGGAAGAGCACttagaaaagtataaattattgaacgaTCAAAAGGAAGCTTTGGAACATGAGTTGGAGCATCTTAAGACAGTGAATAATGAGAACAATCAAAGATTAATAGAATTACAATCAGAGTTGGATAAACTTAATCAAAAGAATACAACGATCGAAGAAGCTAATCTCACGGTCACAAAAAGTAGCGATTTAGACGATATCATACCCGAGGAAAAGTATACTGTTCCTCAATTATTTGATGCTTCTAAAATTTTCGGACCTCAGTATAACGTAGACGAACAAAAGGAAACAGCAAAATTACAGGATCTCGTAAATAACAAAGATATGGAATGTTTAgctcttaaaaaagaaattgatagtTTGCAAAAGCAGATGAACGAGGACAAGGCACAAGTGTTGCTAAGTCGTAATGCATACGAAGAAGAATTGAAAGTTTCCCAGGAACGTTCTCAGACAATGCAAATAGAAATAGACGATTTGCAACGCGTTATAGAGGATAAAGTTAAACAAATTGGATTGttaaacgatgaaataaaCAACGTTCATTCGCGGATGCAGTCGCAATTTAATCAACAAGAAAATCTTGATACGCAGATTGAAGAATTAAAAACAGCGAAAGACAATGAGATTCAATCTTTGCAAGTGGAATTAAATACtacgaaagatattttaacaTCGTTATCTGTCCAATGCGAAGAACAAAGtaatttaatagatatgtataaaCTGCAAATTAGTAATTTAGAACAAGAAACACGTGAATCTACGAACAACGACTCGACACTCGATTTGCAACATCGTTTAACAGAGATAACGAAGGAAAGGGATACATTGCAATTGCAAATGAACGACTTAGCTCGATCCTTGGAAGAATTAAGACAACAAAATATTATCCTGGAGGGTGTCAAAGAAAAGGAGTTGACCAAAGGTCATATACAAGATTTGGAAACAACTTCGAAAAATGAGAATGAATTACAAAAAGCAACATCTGAAAGCGGCGAGTTGACTGGGATACAAACGCCGGTACCTGTTACAGAACAGAGTACAAATTTGAGCGTCGATGAttctaatgaaaaattcaatacCGACGAGGACACTTGGGGTTGGAATGCTGACGACGTACAAGTAGCGGACGATCATCATTATACCCAAATTTCGATAATTCCTAGTCCAGAAATACAATTGCGTACGAAGATCgatgaaatggaaaagaaattggaagatttagaagaagaaaaagcgaaattGATGGAAGAGAATAAAGCTTCGCAGATAAGGAGTGGTAAAATggtgaaaaaattgaaagagtaTAAAGTTCAGATAGAACATTTGCAACAACAATTGAAGAGTCAAAAATCTATGACCGGTTTATGCGAATTAGATTCGGCTATCGAAGAAGAGTTGAGATCACAGATCACCGAATTAGAGAAAAACTTGAAAGAATTGAACGAGGAACATAAGAACGTGATCATTGAAAGGGaaagtttattaaaacgtATCGATGTAATCGTATCGGCTAATGAAAGATACATGGAGACGAAAGAAAGGCAAGATATGGATATCGAAGTACTTAGATTAGAAAACAAAGATCTTGCTAACAAGATAAAGTCCTTGGAAGCAATATCCTCGGAAGACAATGTAAGATCTGAAATCGAGCTTCCATCATTGGAATCTGGAAGGTCGGCTAAGCAACTTCCGAAAAGAGTTGGAACCGAAGATGGAACGTCGGACGTTCAGAAATTATGCGATAAATACAAGGAAGAATTAGAAGTGTTAAGAGATGACATGGAAACTCTTGCCACGGAAAACGAACAACTTCAACATTATTTGGAAGAACAAAAATCGAGGATATCGACgttggaaagaaaattgattgcTGGGGAAAAGAATAGCCAAGAATTGGATAAACTACgggaacgaaaggaagaattgCAAGGTTTATTGGAAaagttagaagaagaaaaggaaactttGAAGAAACGATTCGAGGAACGTCTTAGTGAAATTTCTAAGGAGACCGTTCAAATGGAAGAACGAATAAAGGAAATGAGTCAACGATTAGAACAATCCGAAACAAAAACGAACGAGTtgcaaaaaagagaggagaacaTCCTCGAAGAGAAATCCAAGATGGAAGAGAGGATACGCGAAGCTAAGATAACCGAAGAGAAACTTTTCGCTGTGTCAGAGTCTT
It includes:
- the LOC122632203 gene encoding golgin subfamily B member 1-like isoform X1 is translated as MKCFMILLFVQFIMWGEFEEPPGTMEEGPPETLEAKETCKQNKNQLESLKEIMLKNKQSLKKKEEEVQEYASRLSKIKSRTKLSKRSKEGASTSRDLEQSSEIDTSIKDISQATTPKAKSSLLQRMLVENRKVFEQRNKEITETKRAVEEKVEAIRQQLNEKDLAMMELQKDQTITPEISIPESSYIQEKDNKIIELNNKISELQAVIIDLQENLKEKDSVIDSKTKAITLMSADLSKKGKTTLDTLEDTKDEMRTMQEHFVLLESSLKQKNDNLLQQLHERDDTISELDGTIKRYENELVEQKLAEIASSDSLRSTLDTLTDTKSAMKSMQENFILIESSLKMKNDNLLQQLQDYEIKLAEANEKIFQLESGKGIVRTPSVEDLQYNLNKLKENNRQLQDEKYELQKSIADMQNKIIASKSMHGNGAIMEKDNRIAELENLIEELKSSNDLLEEESKTELQKQLAELSVKNEDYSNRIMELEKLVHNLEVEKNDIASQLPSELSVQKENEKIQKLTKELDELNRNMIKMKAQHKSKIKGLQKQLENFKMVSDTNAELVRLGNQVTLLEEEKGNLQLSLVDFDELKASAGDWQERIADLESRVSMQTDEIQKNIDAIAMLENQKLDLIQELHSVKQKISGLEAEVADAENHRVTAEMKVVDLEEQLESVHKITENKLETSPNVSELLQKIETLQQENTELSSKLTKLEEKGTSDAGSTESFETIHEVDKNELLKKVEDLTQRNDELTLKLAKLEERNSSHAGSTESFEAINDVDKNELLKKIDQLTQENNDLIVKLSRNDEKGSSDTGSTESFERIPEHNENTAKIELLTQENNDLVIKMTKLEEKLLHLENSHSEIIESNDILQIRKNELDMQNESLLHANNDLSTELTKLKLQIADMEGENTNLQERIKALTAENNDLVIQCTKLEERLSAIQEKQSNGTQRAERCVDNEDLMSILLLEKNNLEKELTILQEKLVEQTNNIALHEIETNDTKLRMNKLLEENHEIITKMQQLEEINQHLMDDLNKTTQEKEELRNKIEFTDERGKKKEEEKGISAGLQESVEESDSNQQTNVSAVLQDESVIIASLEKEITHCKELITEQTNLIEEMKLKLSSKEEELEIKTKQIVDSEASEKEKETLRNELKEMSETIEEWKYKYASVEEKMNALEVSKVSIENGFSMLQEENKQLIEKIEQKDIAKNILKEELESTIATLETSLEKDRTSISMKEDEIVNLKETLESKNEELHNKYLQIQNEMIAIDNLQDELNGYKIDIQQKDLRIASISQELEKVNDALRLKEDEAYSLEKKNSELYEKLRESIPRKEYDKLLEELRDNEILVNNMQSKIDERMKEKNELLAQFESISQQNQDIQYQLVEKHDELKNVLMVKEELDARFNEMERIKTDAENRIMDLTNFSQNNLKFIDELKSELKDTNKMMEQLKVKHVQDIEMHNQRFEDTIEELNAKIQECESLKTELLEKEKLISQNSEETRITLEAKVANLEQELVDSENKKQAQLEKMKKIVATLKRKTAMCQEFEARIAELEERWTSEKDEKEAKNKKNQEVESSMREKDNKIADLEEKLSKSKNETTDSLEHVERLTNEIAIMKDKMFLLVNQISELEDEIDKLHGRITQYSTDIETEKLAKQTIIEEYESYKKDILQKYDQQQLILEETKENARELSVRMQVMETEYVEHLGLIKHLQAENGLLMSKQIQINEKLENAEKESEDRQLLIEELQKKIVPSVDVLTQTSEDESRQDTRPIVQQCDHCEQCQTIVQALEAKLQEREAEIENLDNELANSIGNFVQMRESLRFSDMMNQSGMRNRTMEDLYNDLLYQYNTLLANNEEMKAKLEYMVKENEEIVEKSKTLETLNATLQEKILATDKGAMQDEKYDDLLKKYNEREKELQDLQEKMEAVENEMKRSVETLQCEITLLKSEKEEHLEKYKLLNDQKEALEHELEHLKTVNNENNQRLIELQSELDKLNQKNTTIEEANLTVTKSSDLDDIIPEEKYTVPQLFDASKIFGPQYNVDEQKETAKLQDLVNNKDMECLALKKEIDSLQKQMNEDKAQVLLSRNAYEEELKVSQERSQTMQIEIDDLQRVIEDKVKQIGLLNDEINNVHSRMQSQFNQQENLDTQIEELKTAKDNEIQSLQVELNTTKDILTSLSVQCEEQSNLIDMYKLQISNLEQETRESTNNDSTLDLQHRLTEITKERDTLQLQMNDLARSLEELRQQNIILEGVKEKELTKGHIQDLETTSKNENELQKATSESGELTGIQTPVPVTEQSTNLSVDDSNEKFNTDEDTWGWNADDVQVADDHHYTQISIIPSPEIQLRTKIDEMEKKLEDLEEEKAKLMEENKASQIRSGKMVKKLKEYKVQIEHLQQQLKSQKSMTGLCELDSAIEEELRSQITELEKNLKELNEEHKNVIIERESLLKRIDVIVSANERYMETKERQDMDIEVLRLENKDLANKIKSLEAISSEDNVRSEIELPSLESGRSAKQLPKRVGTEDGTSDVQKLCDKYKEELEVLRDDMETLATENEQLQHYLEEQKSRISTLERKLIAGEKNSQELDKLRERKEELQGLLEKLEEEKETLKKRFEERLSEISKETVQMEERIKEMSQRLEQSETKTNELQKREENILEEKSKMEERIREAKITEEKLFAVSESLTEVTELLNVRVQEVADLKQELQKQYVGRQDAEEKLQENIQSLAQELKEKKQELDDLRGAFSVKESELIQQKSVETVSFLVSEATQELVQKHAIDIEERNKEIRDLRDKLKALEITTDEYVSELSKRSTQEETVASLSLNLQDKVTLLETVKAELLNAKEELQQRQLQWDKESQKHSLDTERYLSTIAQLEDRLRESENVSRKLQEQIASLSLFEREIVDLRAALSEKEFVLSKFEEELERYKVSLNDKDAETKELRIELKNFDETKKDLRDSAGEIIRLTSEFEKMRISLEEAKGALREKESLLKMVEEKLDEKQTELDRLSSIDSIQNQQSSNTVDGLPLFRMGNDNEEMLRGTIEKIKVQLEDKQQEIEHLKYIIEENTYPKIIQDMQDSINLLYNEKAELENALEVAKKNLLEKQNQMESLIQRLDAQEKEDSTLLARERDKRSVQDHEEIVRLQNELHAKEQEINELKYVIAEKDSQLSQVNFDPTSDDYELRENLQSLTAELYAKEQEIRQLKSNIDKLQNEISRLKTFEMVSEETRDMIERLTSEKEAIRLESEELLERKLLEKESEIDAIKQRLSTENEELLGKLRSRDQDVENLKRQLETWSMEWDETLRHKDEELEKAKLNLREKEKLISEFTFTKEAEIQNLTIQINEKNIRIEELIELSEKDEKELVELRQYVEEKEVEIRELTNRLEGKVKEYEMIQRALKKDFSVGETQKIQEGQELERTTLNTSDILEEKEDSKYSNELDLALYMLHQRDVRCEELTHELMQLLEERDTLQLRLSNAIRINEELRKISSSDSSPKKDVPASSETMDEPLVEHPSPSKSDGPVEIAKEAIDAPIEEDKAALSLKLSQLHTVGHTKDVRLRDERELRHTQQMSLLAHKDVLSTLPPEAAAKLVNANYTLSRDVQSQSSVLLNWLWGKSTPKVMHM